The following nucleotide sequence is from Triticum dicoccoides isolate Atlit2015 ecotype Zavitan chromosome 7B, WEW_v2.0, whole genome shotgun sequence.
agtagcctgaacctgctttaccaggacacaatgcgaaaaatgggcatcggtccttcaaggattaaacccacaatgacaaccttcaaaggtgtcataccaggggtagaagccagctatacaggctcggtcacactcgaggtggtcttcggatcaccggataacttccggagcgaggagttaatcttcgacatagtcccattccgcagcggctatcacgccctgctcggacgaaacgcatttgcaaaattcaatgcggtgccgcactacgcatatctcaagctcaagatgccaggacctcgcggagtcatcacggtaaatggaaacaccgaacgctctctccgaacggaggagcacacgacggccctggcggcggaagtacagagtagcctctcaaggcagttctccaatccaggcgccaaacgtccggacaatgtcaagcgagcccgaagtaacctacaacaaatccggctagcATGTTCCgatcaagcatagcagtgcggccccgaccCCAGCCCCCACCAAACGACAATGCtggtaccacacgtacataattacgccttagagataccatgggcataaggggaggggcacaacaacggcacgcccagaatgcagcTTAACCGCACcagggggctccctatttcgccgttttcctttcttcacacactttcaggacccaactattcggaaggcctgtccggcaatactatcGCCAAACCaatgatgcaatagccagggaggaagcaagctatgtcaaaagtcaaggtggtctctataacgagtttaatacctgtttctcttacaatcccgcagcttgcccctaaaggggaatatgtcaaatactcccatctcttgcttaccgcactctttgtatcgttctactttcgcagcagccctttttttaatgaacaatatatagctcttacctattattgtacttatatatttttatatatgcaaatatgttcagtcatgacactatgcaaccgtacactttggtacggataatacaccaggggcttacaacaccccataacatggtgtgagaagaccgaacactctaacaagtgcggcaccccgaacttatagcactatatgcatcggctccgaatcatgtctttggtcaatagttgggtttgcccggctcccatgttttggtaccttatgttccgcattgttggctaaggtagcgctgggagaactattgcgattgtgccccagttgagctgggttaacacctcagtagagacagctaaaactgactgtcatgatagtgcgagagactggtcgctgttcgcgaggttttttcaagtccttaaagacttatgccgcttcaagcgaagaaccggacttatccggcctaggcgtggatagcgccccgaactcggtcttccgaatactaggggcttcgccgaaatttaaaattatagaattctatggctaagtgagagtgataaagcattataagtccgacggcctggttcgttgtgctgaacgcctccctagacagacccaagaatgggaacaagagcgttcaggtttatcccgaacaccccaacactcgtggcatgggggtcgaagccgacgacttgcatctctcagatttgataaacggccgcacagaaggtaatattttaaattaacaagtgttgcttaatgcatatgaacaaagcttcagcgtacaggataacaaatgcgagtttactcaaaaattacatctttggaacactcatccgctatgcagtgggcacccttcagaacgccattataatacatctcgggcgtacgatactccttgcccggcggtggcgcatccgtcaacagcctctccgcgtctagcttgccccagtgcaccttagcacgggcaagggcccgacgggcaccttcaatgcaaacggagcgcttgacgacctcaatccacggacacgcgtccaccatccgccgcaccagaccgaagtatctcccaggcatgacttctccaggccatagccgagctataaggcccttcatggcctgttcggccaccttgtggagctcaaccagctgcttcagctggtcgctcaggggcaccagatgttcggcctcagcatactgagaccagaacactttttccgtcgagctcccctcttcggcttggtagtatgcggcggcatcagacacactacggggcagatcggcgaacgctcctggagagctccggattcgggtaagtagcagataattaacttttatatttttgctttgcataaagaatgccttacccgccgctatcttcttcatcgcctcgatctcctgaagggccttctgggcttcggccttagcggtcttggcactctcaagagccaaggcaagctcggactctcgagtcttcgagtcacgctccaaaccctcgtgtttttccacgagagcctggagctcttgccgcacctccgccacccgcgcctcctgcttctctcgctcggcgcgctccacggccgcactcttttcggccttggagaccgcctctttcagggtcgccacctcggccgtggctcctgcaacattaacgttggtcctgttattattattatgcaaccaagtatttctatatacatttacaggaggtactacgtaccctctttatcctcgagctgcttcttggcacggccgagctcgctctcggaccgctcgaggctttccttcaaggcattgacctctgcagtcagtgcggcagaggtcagcagcacatcctgcattcccatattaacatatttctattagactcctgcgtatatcttttaagatactcagttcggcttttctttccaaacaccgaactaagcatcaggggctactgtctatgcggtaacattttttatatatgtttttgaacacatacctcaaagcccgttaacaggcttgtgcaggcttccgtcagcccgctcttggcggactgaaccttctgaatcaccgcactcataacagtgtggtgttcttcgtcgatagaggcgccgttgagcgcctccagcaaattgtccggcgcctccgggtggacggaagtcgccggcgtcgcggacttgcccttcttgtgaaggcgccgcctatcgggctctggaaccactgatggttccggagtagtgtccggcccagggccggacttagatccctccggggctttaccccctttgggctgggagtccggaaggtcgccttgcggcgcttctaggaccacctcctcttggttttgtcccctacgggactccacctccgcaccgtctgtagggagaggggaggaggctgtcggaagtgaagcgctattcacatccgacgaattcagagatccgctcgacgaatcgccgagctgagctctgggcggactgcatgattagcttcggtgttagaagctatcaaataataaaggagtgcagtaattcattcgggtagccggacacttacgactttgccaggggcttgaccctggatggccagtcctcctcgccgtcttcggcgtcgggggcgtagtccggcagagggggcttccccttcttggaccctccggcttccccagttggggcggcctttctcttatttcctccccccgctggagggggagaggcatcttcttcctcctcctcctcatcttcggaggcggagggcgcattggagccgtcgggcaaatccgacgacaccgggtgccgggaactccttcgggtccccgtggccttctccttggccttcttctccggcaccacatggggtgccgaaatcagtagcttcgctaagtgtgcgtctactgggccttcgggcaaaggggccggacagtcaaactgtccggatgtcctcttccaatcctgtcaaaggaacgggagtttagatcccacataaggtcacactatgaaatgcggatatcccgtaagggactaaaggtaagcttacttcggaggcttgacgtttggcgcagaacctgcgatcctcggtgacgggaggggagacctcggagcttttgaaaagcaccttcccggcgtcctcgtgcttcgtttcaaagagccgggatagagtctggtgccgggccgggtcgtactcccacaaattgaagtcccgtcgttgacacgggaggatccggcggaagagcatgacctggaccacgttgacaagtttgaccttCTTGGCCACCAGGCCTTGGacgtaggtttggagtccggtcacctcttccggattgccccacgacaggcccgtctctttccaacatgtgagccgggtggggatgccggatcgaaattcaagggccgctgcccatttagggtcacgcggctcggtaatataaaaccacccagattgccaccctttgatggtttccacaaaggcacccttgagccaggtgacgttggctatcttgcccaccatggcacctccgcattccgcctgtcggccttgcacgaccttcggcttgacgctgaagatcttcagccataggccaaagtggggctggatgcggaagaaggcctcgcacacgacgataaacgccgagatattgaggatgaagtttggggccaggtcgtggaagtccaggccgtagtaaaacatgagcccccagacgaacgggtgaagaggaaacccagtccgcggaggaaatggggatgaaaaacaaccctctcatgaggcctggggATGGGAGtgagttgccccgcatctgggaaccggtgcgcgatgtcgttagacaagtatccggactccctcaggtttttgatttgtccctctgtgacggaggaggccatccatctacctcccgctcctgacatggttggagaaggttgaggtaggaagtgcaggcttgggcgctggagctcgagcgcgcagggacggataggcagaggaggaagagggcgtgaatggaaagggcggattcttatccccttatatgggcggccgaaactacgagccctccaccggcctaataaaactcgcttatcccccaagcgccgcggttaatggcgcggttgggttacccacacccgtattgatgagaatcccggaataaggggacacgatctctgctttcacaagacgtgccaaggaaaccgcctcgctaaacgcactgaggtggaacaataaaacaaataaagagcctggctgtggcatgatgtcacgccacaaaatacgtcagcatatccgattaatacaaatattattctctcttcgaaggaatgtggaacttattttgcagagacggacactactctggtgttcaacatcttctatgaaatattcggaggaggaacccaccttgcaatgccgaagacaacttgcgcgtcggactcgtcgtcattgacctggttcaggggctactgagggagtcctggattagggggtgtccggatggccggactatgacctttggccggactcccggactatgaagatacaagattgaaaactccgtcccgtgtccggatgggactttccttggcgtggaaggcaagcttgacgatatgatatgaagatctcctcccattgtaaccgactctgtgtaaccctaaccctctccggtgtctatataaaccggagagttttagtccttaggacgaacaacaatcataccataggctagattctagggtttagccactccgatctcgtggtagatctactcttgtactacccatatcatcaatattaatcaagcaggagtagggttttacctccatcgagagggcccgaacctgggtaaaaacatcgtgtctcttgtctcctgttaccatccgcctagacgcacagttcgggaccccctacccgagatccgccggttttgacaccgacactaactgTGCCGTTGTGGAGGATTCTCTCCACCCACTCGCACCATTTGGGGTTGAACCCTCTCATTTTATGGCATTCAAGCAAAAAATCACAGTTAACCTTATCGTAAGCCTTCTCGAAGTCAAGTTTCAAACTAATCCCCGTTTTTTTCTTGACTTGAGTGTGATGGAGGATTTCATGCAAGGTCAAGATTCCATCCATAATTTTTGAAGAATTAGATTATGAAGTTTAAGATTAAGTAGATGTTTACATAGATGCTGGATTATCGAGAAAACTCAGGTGAAAGTGCGAAACCTCGTGCTTTCGACGAGGGGATTATGAACCTGGCATGATGATCATTCGCCAGCGTGTGGGTTTTATCTTTGCTCCACGTCGAGTCGTTTGACAAAAGTGTCCCTAAGGTGGAACCTCCCAAACTGATCCAGTGATTGATCATTTCGCGTGGTGCGCTTAGTTTGCTCCACCGTGGAGAAACTAAGTACTCCTAGCATGCAAATTCAGGCAGTTCCGTGTCAACACAACGAGGTCTCTCCCCTCCCTTCTTCCCTCGATGGATGAAGCAGTTACGTTACGTTTGCAATGCGACGCCATCCATGTTGACATGTTGCCTATTCCTTCACGCCTTCCACAAACCGAGGTACCCAACCCTCCCTAGTTGACACTGCCAGCCTAAGCAAACTCGAAGACACGCAAGAACCAGCCATCCAGCAATAGAAAACCACGACCCCGCAAGCACGCACAAAACGCCTAGTCCTCCCTCCGTCAAGAATCTTCTACGCACGTTCCTTCGTCTCGCACATGCATCTCTAGCTGTCTAGCTAGTTTATTTGATTACAAATATCCATCCAGACCCAGTCCAATCACGCACAACAATCGATCATGGCAGCTGCTCCTTCTGCCTCTGCCGTTTCCGTCAGGCAGAGGACTGCCGCGGCAGCATCGCCACTGCTCCAGGATCAGCAGCAAGAAAAGCATGAAGCTGCTGAtccggtgccgccgccgccgccgcgatcgACGCTGTACCAGGCGCTGacgtcgacggcgagcctggcCAACCTGCTCCCCACAGGTACGGTGCTGGCTTTCCAGCTGCTCGCGCCGACCTTCACCAACCACGGCGCctgcgacgccaccacggcgctgcTCACGCGGATCCTCCTCGCCGTCCTCGCGCTCTCCTGCCTCCTCGCCTCCTTCACCGACTCCCTCAAGGGCCCCGACGGCCGCGTCTACTACGGCGTCGCCACCCTCAGGGGCCTCTGGCTGCTCGACTACCCGCCCGGCGCGCccacgccgccggacacgtccaggtaCAGGCTGGCACCAATCGACGCCGTGCACGCGGCGCTGTCGGTGGCCGTATTCGGGGTGGTAGCGGCCAGAGACAAGAACGTTGTGCGGTGCTTCTACGGCCCGTCGCCGGCGAGAGAGACGGAGCAGGTGCTGGACATCGTGCCGCTCGGCGTCGGCGTGCTCTGCAGCTTGCTCTTCGTCGCGTTCCCCACAAGGCGGCACGGCATCGGCTACCCTGTCACCAACGGCGCCGCTGGCAGCAGCACTTGAATAAATTAAACTTACCCGCCTATTGCAAAGTTCAAGAATTACTCTGGTTACAGTAGTACTCCTCCTAACTTAAGAGCATTGTATCATTCTATCATTTCGATTTCTTGCTTATTTGCGTGTGGGATGTAAATGATCCGACTATAGATTCTACACACAAAAGATGAGTAAAATGCATGTGGGTATTATAGTGTCGATGCGGTCCTAATTTTTTCAAAATGCATGCCTAGGTCCTAAATCTTTTTAAGTTGTTCGTCCGAGGTCCTAATTCCATCCAACCGCCGCTGACCAGCTTGCGTGGCGCTTTGACCGCCGTCACGTGGACTGGAGGCCCAGGCTGGATAACGACTTGTCATACATATCTGCGAAAGAACCCTCGAACCCTAATTCCTTCCCAATGGCGGTCCTTTCCTCCTCCCCACCCCTCTCTGGCAAAACAAGGGCGGTCGACGGCGAAGGCACTGCTCCAGTGAGAAGAGGCGGCCATCGCAGGCAATTGTCCGACGGCGGCCCCGCTAGGATGGCGCTCATGCTGCGGCGACCCAGAGATCCTCCTCTGCTATATGGTCAGTGCCCGTAACCCTAACCCTCGATGCTACTCTTTTTTCTCCAATTTAGGCCGAATCCATGGTAGATTTTGACCGAATCCTTGTAATCTAGGACTACAAGAGGAACTTTCCACCGTAGAAATAAACTATGATGGATTTTTTACGGATTTGGCAAGTCGAAGACATATGTTGATGGCAAAGTTGCTCTTTGATGGTTGTGAAGTATATACATGGTCTCCTCTCTCGCCACTGATTTTATGCGGCAATTAGGATACAGTGACCAACCAAAGATTGTTTTGCACTGGTTGCTTCCTAGAAATATTCTAGATGATGGACTCCTGATTATGGATTGTGACACTGACACATTGCACATGGCAGCACTTGTTCCAAAGTTCCGGTATTTTCAGCTGTTTATGGACCACAAAGATATGACATTTGACAATGTAATTGAAGATACTCATGTTAGTGGTACACCTGATCTCCCTTTTATACTAAGCCCAAAGTCTCATGGCTTTCACGCTGGAATTAGGAGATATCCTAGGTTTGAGGTTAAAGCTCAGAAAGGCAGACTTAACCAATGTCATGCAGTCAACAACAATGAAGGGAGTAGCAGTGTTCCACCAATGGCCCAGAGTGTTGGACATCAGCTGAGAAAAAGCGGAAGAAATCTTGTGGTAGAAGAAGAAACCTCCAATGAAAATGAAAGTGACGATGATGACAATGGATGTGATTCCGACTGGGTTGACTCTGACAATGAAGTAGGTAAAGATGATGATGATCTCTATGAAGAATGGGTAGATGAGAAATTTGAGCAAAAAAAAGAGATCTAAATGGTAGAAGGACAGTGACTATGGTTCAGATGAGTTGCAAGAGTTGCAAGATTCAGAGCTTGAAGATAGTGATTCAGCAGAGGAAGTGGAAGTAGTTGATGCTTAAGGaagaaaaaatgaagaagaaagtgAAACTCAAAATGTGGAGGCTAGAGAACATGAAAGATGTGAATTTTCACATAGGGTTGGTGTTCTCGACTATGATTGAACTTAGAGCAGCAATTCAAGAGTACACTATCAAATAAAGAGTTCAAATACATTACAAAAACTGATAGGTGAAGGATAAGGGCATGTTGTGTTGGAGATTGTCCCTGGTTCCTGTTTGCTGCACCTGACAGCAGGACCAAAGCATGGGTTGTGAAGAAGTATGTGGGACAACATACATGTGAAAGAGAATGGGCACTGAAGTAATTCGTAGCAAGATATCTGGTTGGCAAGTATTTGGAGACATTTAGAGCAGATGAGAAGATGTCATTAAAAAAAGTTTGTCAGGCTTGTTCAGTTGGATTACAATATGCTTCCTACTAGAATCAATCTAGCAAGAGCAAGAAGGATTGCACTAAAGCAAATTATAGAGATGAACTAGAACAGAACAATTTACTATGGGACTTCACAACTAAAATCAGAAGGTCAAATCCTGAAAGTATCATGTTTCTGAATGCAAAGGATGGGTTGTTTGAGAACTTCTATCTGTCCTTATATGCATCCAAGAGGTTTTATTTACTAGCTTGGGACCATTACATGCATTGATGGGTGTCGCATTAGGAACAAGTATGGTGGAGTGATGTTCACTGTTCTTGGAGTTTATCCTAATGATTATATCTTTCCCATTGCAATTGCCATAGTTGAAGTGGAATATACTGGCACATGGAAGTGATTTATAAACACATTGAAGGAGGATCTAGGCATAGATAACACAACCCCATGGACACTAATGAGTGACAGGCAAATGGTATGTACATGCATTGCAACTTTTCATTTCTCAAACTGTAGCATTTCATATGTCAAACTATAGTTTTTCATTTCTCAAACTATAGCTTTTCATTTATCAAACAACAACATTATTTCATAATTACCAACAATAGCTTTTCATTTTTCAAACTATAGTGTTGGTGTAATAATTTGCcccttgtgttttggagattgctgtcataaacactaaaggactgatgtgtttgctagtgcacacagggTAACAGGTCCCCGAAGTCATGGGAAGTTTGGTACAAAACTCTGAAGATAATCTTCTGTGTAGCAGCAAGGATTATCACCGAAGACTATGTCTGTCGTGAGTGACCCCGAAAAATTGTTGAGCAAAGCAATTAGTTCGGTTTTTGTCCGAAGAAATTGACTGCAGCAGAGAAGTTGAAGACGGAGTGAAAACAGAGCATTTTTGTTGTTGTTCTTATTTCTCTTTATTGATTCATAGGACGACCATACTATTAAGAGGTGTATAGTGTTTGaagctttgattctctgatgctaaacccaaatcctatgtgaGTTGAGAGAGAAACCGCTTTGTGTTCCAAATAAATACTCACTAGCGAGAGACGATGTTCTTCTTCGTTGTGAGAGATTTGATTGCCgaagagttagcattacttgtaCCTC
It contains:
- the LOC119335872 gene encoding protein DMP3-like — protein: MAAAPSASAVSVRQRTAAAASPLLQDQQQEKHEAADPVPPPPPRSTLYQALTSTASLANLLPTGTVLAFQLLAPTFTNHGACDATTALLTRILLAVLALSCLLASFTDSLKGPDGRVYYGVATLRGLWLLDYPPGAPTPPDTSRYRLAPIDAVHAALSVAVFGVVAARDKNVVRCFYGPSPARETEQVLDIVPLGVGVLCSLLFVAFPTRRHGIGYPVTNGAAGSST